Proteins from a single region of Theobroma cacao cultivar B97-61/B2 chromosome 10, Criollo_cocoa_genome_V2, whole genome shotgun sequence:
- the LOC18586315 gene encoding uncharacterized protein YKR070W isoform X2 → MRFHATTISRVSQLKNRAPVLFQSSQLRSNHQKRCNFGIAFDIDGVILRGRVPIGGSPQALRRLYGDSGELKVPYLFLTNGGGVPETKRAKELSELLGVNILPSQVVQGHSPFRNLLKKFENELIIATGKGNPALVMSEYGFKKVLSLEEYASYFEIIDPVSQYKRWTTAPVSDRKTPAVPRYDVFSERIKAAFVVSDPVDWGRDIQVLCDILRSGGLPGDANRNQPPLYFAADDLEYQAAFPSERLGLGAFRIALESIFNIINPKGLEYVSYGKPNPFVFKNAEAILSQLQSSSCIDHSENNGVSGSHPFETLYMIGDNPSVDVKGARQVFSEEKIIMQNFQQTWLLTLLRRQ, encoded by the exons ATGAGATTTCACGCAACGACGATTTCTAGGGTTTCCCAATTAAAAAACAGAGCTCCAGTTTTGTTTCAATCGTCTCAGCTTCGCTCCAACCACCAAAAAAG gTGTAATTTTGGAATTGCATTTGATATCGATGGGGTTATTCTTCGCGGCCGTGTTCCTATTGGAGGTTCTCCGCAAGCTTTGAGAAGATTGTACGGAGATTCTG GTGAATTGAAGGTTCCATACTTGTTCTTGACAAATG GAGGTGGTGTCCCAGAAACTAAGCGAGCCAAGGAGTTAAGTGAACTTTTGGGGGTAAATATTTTGCCTTCTCAG GTTGTACAGGGTCACTCACCTTTTAGAAATTTATTGAAGAA ATTTGAGAATGAACTCATTATTGCTACTGGGAAAGGGAACCCTGCTTTGGTGATGTCTGAGTATGGCTTCAA AAAAGTTCTGTCCTTGGAAGAATATGCATCTTACTTTGAGATCATTGATCCTGTATCTCAATATAAGAGATGGACAACTGCACCTGTGTCAGATAGGAAGACACCAGCAGTGCCAAGATATGATGTTTTCTCAGAAAGGATTAAGGCAGCATTTGTTGTCAGTGATCCTGTAGACTGGGGCAGGGACATTCAG GTGCTATGTGACATTTTAAGATCTGGAGGCCTTCCTGGAGATGCAAATAGAAACCAACCACCTTTATATTTTGCCGCGGATGATCTTGAATATCAG GCTGCCTTTCCATCTGAGCGTCTTGGATTGGGTGCTTTTAGAATTGCACTGGAGAGCATCTTCAACAT AATCAACCCCAAAGGTCTAGAGTATGTATCTTATGGGAAACCAAATCCATTTGTCTTCAAGAATGCTGAAGCAATATTGAGCCAACTCCAGTCATCTTCTTGCATAGATCATTCTGAGAACAATGGAGTTTCTGGATCACATCCTTTTGAAACACTTTACATGATTGGTGATAATCCTTCAGTTGATGTCAAAGGCGCAAGGCAG GTGTTTTCCGAGGAAAAGATAATCATGCAGAATTTCCAGCAAACCTG GTTGTTGACACTGTTGAGGAGGCAGTAG
- the LOC18586312 gene encoding leukotriene A-4 hydrolase homolog, whose amino-acid sequence MAPLDPHSFTDSTHTLTTHIALSLYFDFPSATIHGAALFTLSSPHSGPLCLDTRSLSIHRVLSPSTLSPLPYSLSPFCDPIKGTHLSLSLPNDVALSSFLITFSTSPSSSALQWLSPPQTFNKKHPFVYTQCQSIHARSVFPCQDTPAARIRYSALLNVPRELSAVMSARHVDRRLPVSGEGYSNLLPNGFNSLWCSETRVVEEFDMNQPIPPYLFAFAVGELGFREVGPRTRVYSEAADGVLEAAAKEFAGTEDMIRQGEKLFGDYEWERFDLLVLPPSFPYGGMENPRMVFLTPTVIKGDASGAQVVAHELAHSWTGNLITNKNNEHFWLNEGFTTYAERRIVEAVQGEDRAVLSIGIGWRGLNDEIKRFQDNLEFTKLKTNQEGVDPDTFYSQVPYEKGFQFLWCIERQIGRPAFDEFLKKYIATFKFKSIDTETFLDFLKANAPGIEKEIDLVLWTEGTGIPPDAYEPVSNLYTKIVSLANEFKLGRMPREDEVADWQGQEWELYLENLPKVVEASQVFALDARYRLSESNDYEVKVAFLQLAILSKCRDFYGEVEKTLKEVGRMKYVRPLYTALVQGIGKEEEKILAKRVFAEARDCYHPIAQGVVESIFAKHL is encoded by the exons ATGGCACCCTTAGACCCTCACTCCTTCACCGATTCGACCCACACTTTGACAACCCACATCGCCCTTTCCCTCTACTTCGACTTCCCTTCCGCCACCATCCACGGCGCTGCTCTCTTCACTCTCTCTTCCCCTCACTCCGGCCCGCTCTGCCTTGACACGCGCTCCCTTTCCATCCACCGAGTCCTCTCCCCTTCCACCCTTTCCCCTCTCCCTTACTCCCTCTCGCCTTTTTGCGACCCCATCAAAGGAACCCACCTCTCCCTTTCACTCCCAAACGACGTCGCCCTCTCTTCTTTCCTGATCACTTTCTCCACTTCCCCTTCCTCCTCCGCCCTCCAGTGGCTCTCTCCGCCGCAGACGTTCAACAAAAAACACCCTTTCGTTTACACTCAATGCCAATCCATCCACGCGCGCTCCGTTTTCCCTTGCCAAGACACCCCCGCAGCCCGAATCCGTTATTCTGCTTTACTCAATGTTCCCCGAGAATTATCCGCCGTTATGTCCGCTCGCCACGTCGACAGGCGGTTACCGGTTTCCGGTGAAGGGTATTCGAATTTGTTACCCAATGGGTTTAATTCTTTATGGTGTTCTGAAACGAGGGTAGTCGAGGAATTTGATATGAACCAGCCGATTCCGCCTTATTTATTCGCGTTTGCAGTTGGGGAGTTAGGATTCAGGGAAGTGGGGCCGAGGACTAGGGTTTACTCAGAGGCGGCGGATGGTGTTTTGGAGGCTGCTGCTAAGGAGTTTGCGGGGACGGAGGATATGATAAGGCAAGGGGAGAAGCTGTTTGGGGATTATGAGTGGGAGAGGTTTGATTTGCTTGTTTTGCCGCCGAGTTTTCCTTATGGTGGAATGGAGAATCCGAGGATGGTGTTTTTGACTCCAACTGTAATTAAAGGAGATGCTAGTGGGGCTCAGGTCGTGGCCCATGAACTCGCGCATAGTTGGACTGGGAATTTGATTACTAACAAGAACAATGAACATTTTTGGTTGAATGAG GGATTTACAACATATGCAGAGAGGAGAATTGTTGAGGCTGTGCAGGGTGAAGACAGAGCTGTATTGAGTATTGGGATTGGTTGGAGGGGCTTAAATGATGAAATCAAGAGGTTCCAGGACAACTTGGAATTCACCAAGCTCAAAACCAATCAGGAAGGAGTGGACCCGGACACATTTTATTCCCAAGTTCCATATGAGAAAGGTTTTCAGTTCCTATGGTGCATTGAACGTCAG ATTGGAAGACCAGCATTTGATGAATTTCTCAAGAAATATATTGCCACCTTCAAGTTCAAATCAATTGACACTGAGACATTTCTTGACTTCCTGAAAGCAAATGCCCCTGGAATAGAAAAAGAGATTGACCTGGTCTTGTGGACTGAAGGGACAGGTATCCCACCCGATGCATATGAACCGGTATCCAACCTTTACACCAAAATTGTGTCATTGGCAAATGAATTCAAACTTGGGAGGATGCCGAGGGAGGATGAAGTTGCTGATTGGCAAGGGCAGGAATGGGAGCTCTACTTAGAGAACCTGCCTAAAGTTGTAGAGGCTTCCCAG GTCTTTGCCTTGGATGCACGCTACAGGCTATCAGAATCAAATGATTATGAGGTAAAAGTGGCTTTTCTTCAACTAGCCATTTTGTCCAAGTGCAGAGATTTCTATGGTGAGGTGGAGAAAACTTTGAAGGAAGTTGGGAGGATGAAGTACGTTCGTCCACTTTATACTGCTCTTGTACAAGGTATTGGAAAAGAGGAAGAGAAGATTTTGGCCAAAAGGGTGTTTGCTGAGGCTCGTGACTGTTATCACCCCATAGCTCAAGGAGTTGTTGAGTCAATCTTTGCCAAGCACCTCTAG
- the LOC18586316 gene encoding zinc finger CCCH domain-containing protein 11, producing the protein MPPKQQAKSKADLAKKQKIVEDKTFGLKNKNKSKNVQKYVQSLQQTVQAKPDPSKVAAKKKKEEEKAREKELNDLFKIAVTQPKVPVGVDPKSIVCEFFKVGQCMKGFKCKFSHDLNVQRKGEKIDIYSDKRDQETMEDWDQETLEKVVESKKTEYNQNKPTEIVCKYFLEAVEKKQYGWFWECPNGGKDCHYRHALPPGYVLKSQMKTLLEEESEKISIEEEIENQRSKLTASTPMTPELFMLWKTKKMEEREASLAAQRAERAKNDRMSGRELFLLDASLFVDDAEAYEEYQREEPEVAEQKVKDDSTAAGPSNATSAVADSDDILLDDEDDELDMDELNELEASLSRTSIHIREPGIPASY; encoded by the exons ATGCCCCCGAAGCAGCAAGCGAAATCGAAAGCCGATTTGGCGAAGAAGCAAAAAATCGTAGAAGACAAAACCTTCGGTctgaagaacaaaaacaaaagcaaaaacgTTCAGAAATATGTCCAAAGTCTCCAGCAAACGGTTCAAGCCAAACCCGACCCGTCTAAAGTCGCCGCTAAG aaaaagaaagaggaagagaaagcAAGAGAGAAAGAGTTAAATGATTTGTTCAAAATTGCTGTTACCCAACCAAAAGTACCAGTAG GTGTGGATCCCAAGTCCATAGTGTGTGAATTTTTTAAGGTGGGACAATGTATGAAGGGTTTTAAGTGCAAGTTTTCACACGATTTGAACGTTCAGCGGAAGGGTGAGAAGATTGATATTTACAGTGACAAGCGTGATCAAG AAACAATGGAGGACTGGGACCAGGAGACACTGGAGAAGGTTGTGGAATCaaaaaaaacagagtataaccAGAATAAGCCTACTGAGATT GTTTGCAAATACTTTCTGGAAGCTGTGGAAAAGAAACAGTATGGCTGGTTCTGGGAATGCCCAAATGGTGGCAAAGATTGTCACTACAGACATGCTCTTCCTCCAGGATATGTTTTGAAGTCTCAGATGAAGACACTTTTGGAGGAAGAGAGTGAGAAGATTTCTATCGAGGAAGAGATTGAAAACCAG CGCTCAAAATTAACAGCATCCACTCCAATGACTCCTGAGCTATTTATGCTATGGAAGACGAAAAAGatggaagaaagagaagctAGTTTGGCTGCACAACGAGCAGAGAGGGCTAAGAATGATCGCATGAG TGGTCGTGAGTTGTTTCTCTTGGATGCAAGTTTGTTTGTGGATGATGCTGAGGCATATGAGGAATACCAGAGAGAAGAACCTGAGGTTGCTGAGCAGAAG GTCAAGGATGATTCAACAGCAGCTGGGCCAAGTAATGCAACTAGTGCAGTTGCTGATTCTGATGACATCCTtcttgatgatgaagatgatgagCTTGATATGGATGAGCTAAATGAGCTTGAAGCTAGTTTGTCTAGAACATCTATTCATATTCGGGAGCCAGGTATTCCAGCGTCATATTGA
- the LOC18586315 gene encoding uncharacterized protein YKR070W isoform X1: MRFHATTISRVSQLKNRAPVLFQSSQLRSNHQKRCNFGIAFDIDGVILRGRVPIGGSPQALRRLYGDSGELKVPYLFLTNGGGVPETKRAKELSELLGVNILPSQVVQGHSPFRNLLKKFENELIIATGKGNPALVMSEYGFKKVLSLEEYASYFEIIDPVSQYKRWTTAPVSDRKTPAVPRYDVFSERIKAAFVVSDPVDWGRDIQVLCDILRSGGLPGDANRNQPPLYFAADDLEYQAAFPSERLGLGAFRIALESIFNIINPKGLEYVSYGKPNPFVFKNAEAILSQLQSSSCIDHSENNGVSGSHPFETLYMIGDNPSVDVKGARQSGHPWFSILTRTGVFRGKDNHAEFPANLVVDTVEEAVDYILRREYNS; the protein is encoded by the exons ATGAGATTTCACGCAACGACGATTTCTAGGGTTTCCCAATTAAAAAACAGAGCTCCAGTTTTGTTTCAATCGTCTCAGCTTCGCTCCAACCACCAAAAAAG gTGTAATTTTGGAATTGCATTTGATATCGATGGGGTTATTCTTCGCGGCCGTGTTCCTATTGGAGGTTCTCCGCAAGCTTTGAGAAGATTGTACGGAGATTCTG GTGAATTGAAGGTTCCATACTTGTTCTTGACAAATG GAGGTGGTGTCCCAGAAACTAAGCGAGCCAAGGAGTTAAGTGAACTTTTGGGGGTAAATATTTTGCCTTCTCAG GTTGTACAGGGTCACTCACCTTTTAGAAATTTATTGAAGAA ATTTGAGAATGAACTCATTATTGCTACTGGGAAAGGGAACCCTGCTTTGGTGATGTCTGAGTATGGCTTCAA AAAAGTTCTGTCCTTGGAAGAATATGCATCTTACTTTGAGATCATTGATCCTGTATCTCAATATAAGAGATGGACAACTGCACCTGTGTCAGATAGGAAGACACCAGCAGTGCCAAGATATGATGTTTTCTCAGAAAGGATTAAGGCAGCATTTGTTGTCAGTGATCCTGTAGACTGGGGCAGGGACATTCAG GTGCTATGTGACATTTTAAGATCTGGAGGCCTTCCTGGAGATGCAAATAGAAACCAACCACCTTTATATTTTGCCGCGGATGATCTTGAATATCAG GCTGCCTTTCCATCTGAGCGTCTTGGATTGGGTGCTTTTAGAATTGCACTGGAGAGCATCTTCAACAT AATCAACCCCAAAGGTCTAGAGTATGTATCTTATGGGAAACCAAATCCATTTGTCTTCAAGAATGCTGAAGCAATATTGAGCCAACTCCAGTCATCTTCTTGCATAGATCATTCTGAGAACAATGGAGTTTCTGGATCACATCCTTTTGAAACACTTTACATGATTGGTGATAATCCTTCAGTTGATGTCAAAGGCGCAAGGCAG TCCGGGCATCCTTGGTTTTCTATCTTGACAAGGACAGGTGTTTTCCGAGGAAAAGATAATCATGCAGAATTTCCAGCAAACCTG GTTGTTGACACTGTTGAGGAGGCAGTAGACTATATTCTGAGAAGAGAGTATAATTCTTAG
- the LOC18586314 gene encoding 50S ribosomal protein L10, chloroplastic, which translates to METALLSFPSSKPPPSQTQTLKPTNPFLHSSKPKFPSFKPTTPFPSIKAAISRTKKEETVETVKSQLENCYLIAAVKYTGFTVKQFQELRRSLPGSSKLLVAKNTLVFKAIEGTPWEALKPCMKGMNAWLFVHSEEIPDAIKPYRTFQKEKKVENDFTGAVFEGKFYGPGEFKQLENMPTRAEIYAKLLGSLQSPAIGLVGTLQAPARDVVMILQAYVKKLEEESGGQ; encoded by the coding sequence atggaAACCGCTCTCCTTTCCTTCCCTTCATCCAAGCCTCCACCTTCCCAAACCCAAACTCTGAAACCCACAAACCCATTTTTACACTCTTCCAAACCCAAGTTCCCTTCCTTCAAACCCACCACCCCTTTCCCTTCCATCAAAGCAGCCATTTCCCGTaccaaaaaggaagaaacGGTTGAAACGGTTAAAAGCCAATTAGAGAACTGTTACCTTATAGCAGCTGTAAAATACACTGGTTTCACTGTTAAGCAATTCCAGGAATTACGTAGATCACTTCCAGGGTCATCCAAGCTGCTTGTAGCTAAAAATACTTTGGTTTTCAAGGCTATTGAAGGAACTCCCTGGGAAGCCTTGAAACCTTGCATGAAAGGCATGAATGCTTGGCTTTTTGTTCACAGTGAAGAAATCCCAGATGCTATTAAGCCTTACAGGACGTTTCAGAAGGAAAAGAAGGTTGAAAATGACTTCACAGGGGCTGTTTTTGAAGGGAAGTTTTATGGGCCTGGAGAGTTTAAGCAGTTGGAAAATATGCCTACCAGGGCTGAGATTTATGCTAAGCTTCTGGGAAGTTTACAGAGTCCTGCTATTGGACTTGTTGGGACACTCCAGGCTCCTGCCAGGGATGTTGTAATGATTTTGCAGGCTTATGTGAAGAAGCTGGAGGAGGAAAGTGGTGGGCAATAG